Proteins encoded by one window of Pseudonocardia alni:
- a CDS encoding MarR family winged helix-turn-helix transcriptional regulator: protein MTERPIGPIDDDATVATGGLATATQDPLHSLEKQITLLVRRTMESVWSHGYGANDAVDRYTYPVLMLLDDEGALSLTALTGKLGVSKPTASRQVSRLSRAGLVDVSPHERDPRSVSVTLTPAGLAAREQVREARLAPLREVIAHWPTHDRDSLAELLDRFNTDLDLFVR, encoded by the coding sequence ATGACGGAACGTCCGATTGGCCCGATTGACGACGACGCAACCGTGGCGACCGGCGGTCTCGCCACGGCGACCCAGGACCCGCTGCACTCGCTGGAGAAGCAGATCACGCTGCTGGTCCGCCGCACCATGGAGTCGGTGTGGTCCCACGGCTACGGCGCGAACGACGCCGTGGACCGCTACACCTACCCGGTCCTCATGCTGCTCGACGACGAGGGCGCCCTCTCGCTCACCGCGCTGACCGGCAAGCTGGGCGTCTCCAAGCCCACCGCCAGCCGCCAGGTCTCGCGCCTGTCGCGGGCCGGCCTGGTCGACGTGTCCCCGCACGAGCGCGACCCCCGCTCGGTCAGCGTCACCCTGACCCCGGCCGGCCTCGCCGCCCGGGAGCAGGTCCGCGAGGCCCGCCTGGCGCCGCTGCGCGAGGTCATCGCGCACTGGCCGACCCACGACCGCGACTCCCTGGCCGAGCTGCTCGACCGGTTCAACACCGACCTGGACCTCTTCGTGCGCTGA
- the asnB gene encoding asparagine synthase (glutamine-hydrolyzing) has translation MCGICGWIDYRHDLGADEHARTLAAMNETMSCRGPDQQGVWAQGPAALCHRRLAVIDIEGGRQPMTLDEGGAPALHMVYSGETYNFRELREQLAAAGHRFRTSSDTEVVLRAHREWGAKDPREVARRLNGMFAYALWDSGTNELVLVRDRLGIKPLYYYPTPHGVLFGSEPKAILANPEAERVVDAEGLRRALAFVSDMSNAVFRGMREVPPGCVVRVSRDGGVREECYWQLTDTGHTDDVDTTVHHVRELLEDTALRQLYADVPLCTLLSGGLDSSALTALAAKHVDGTVRSFAVDFVGYADNFVADDARGTPDSPYVHEVAEYVGTSHRDIVLRTEDMMDPAVRRATVHARDLPAGIGDMDSSLYLLFSAIRTESTVALSGESADEVFGGYRDFHDPETVAADTFPWLAGRMMNADQSDPGLFDRALWDKLDVPGYLDDQYRAALAEVPELTGPAADDPHERRMREICYLYLTRWLPVLLDRKDRMSMAVGLEVRVPFCDHRLVEYVFGTPWAHKNFDGREKSLLRHATKDLLPESVVQRVKSPYPSTQDDSYEKSLRDQVAEIVGQGDDAPVAPLVDRAAVRRRLDEGGGHEANSMGRRMQLERIIDLNTWIGDYDVQLSL, from the coding sequence GTGTGCGGAATCTGCGGCTGGATCGACTACCGACACGACCTGGGGGCGGACGAGCACGCCCGCACCCTCGCGGCGATGAACGAGACGATGTCCTGCCGCGGACCGGACCAGCAGGGCGTGTGGGCCCAGGGTCCCGCGGCGCTGTGCCACCGCAGGCTCGCGGTCATCGACATCGAGGGCGGCCGCCAGCCGATGACCCTCGACGAGGGCGGGGCCCCCGCCCTGCACATGGTCTACTCCGGCGAGACCTACAACTTCCGCGAGCTGCGCGAGCAGCTCGCCGCCGCCGGGCACCGGTTCCGGACCTCCAGCGACACCGAGGTCGTGCTGCGGGCGCACCGCGAGTGGGGTGCGAAGGACCCACGGGAGGTCGCCCGCCGGCTCAACGGCATGTTCGCCTACGCCCTGTGGGACTCCGGCACGAACGAGCTGGTGCTGGTGCGTGACCGCCTGGGCATCAAGCCGCTGTACTACTACCCCACCCCGCACGGGGTGCTGTTCGGCTCCGAGCCCAAGGCGATCCTGGCCAACCCCGAGGCCGAGCGGGTCGTCGACGCCGAGGGGCTGCGCCGGGCGCTGGCGTTCGTCTCCGACATGTCCAACGCGGTGTTCCGCGGCATGCGCGAGGTCCCGCCCGGCTGCGTCGTGCGGGTCTCGCGGGACGGCGGCGTCCGCGAGGAGTGCTACTGGCAGCTCACCGACACCGGGCACACCGACGACGTCGACACCACCGTGCACCACGTCCGCGAGCTGCTCGAGGACACCGCGCTGCGCCAGCTCTACGCCGACGTCCCGCTGTGCACCCTGCTCTCGGGCGGGCTGGACTCCTCGGCGCTCACCGCGCTGGCCGCGAAGCACGTCGACGGCACCGTGCGGTCCTTCGCGGTGGACTTCGTCGGCTACGCCGACAACTTCGTCGCCGACGACGCCCGCGGCACCCCCGACTCCCCTTACGTGCACGAGGTCGCCGAGTACGTCGGGACCTCGCACCGCGACATCGTGCTGCGCACCGAGGACATGATGGACCCGGCCGTGCGCCGGGCCACGGTGCACGCCCGCGACCTGCCCGCCGGCATCGGCGACATGGACTCGTCGCTGTACCTGCTGTTCTCCGCGATCCGCACGGAGTCGACGGTCGCGCTGTCCGGGGAGTCCGCCGACGAGGTGTTCGGCGGGTACCGCGACTTCCACGACCCGGAGACCGTCGCCGCGGACACCTTCCCCTGGCTGGCCGGGCGGATGATGAACGCCGACCAGTCCGACCCCGGGCTGTTCGACCGGGCCCTGTGGGACAAGCTCGACGTCCCCGGCTACCTCGACGACCAGTACCGGGCCGCGCTCGCCGAGGTGCCGGAGCTGACCGGCCCGGCCGCCGACGACCCGCACGAGCGCCGGATGCGCGAGATCTGCTACCTCTACCTGACCCGCTGGCTGCCGGTGCTGCTGGACCGCAAGGACCGGATGAGCATGGCCGTCGGGCTCGAGGTGCGGGTCCCGTTCTGCGACCACCGCCTCGTCGAGTACGTCTTCGGCACACCGTGGGCGCACAAGAACTTCGACGGGCGGGAGAAGTCGCTGCTGCGCCACGCCACCAAGGACCTGCTGCCCGAGTCGGTGGTCCAGCGGGTCAAGAGCCCCTACCCCTCCACCCAGGACGACTCCTACGAGAAGTCGCTGCGCGACCAGGTCGCCGAGATCGTCGGGCAGGGCGACGACGCGCCCGTCGCGCCGCTGGTGGACCGGGCGGCGGTGCGGCGCCGGCTCGACGAGGGCGGTGGCCACGAGGCCAACTCGATGGGCCGCCGGATGCAGCTGGAACGCATCATCGACCTCAACACCTGGATCGGCGACTACGACGTGCAACTCTCGCTGTAG
- a CDS encoding DUF427 domain-containing protein, producing MGLTRTDGPLSPYAPTTVNYAIDGPPHKLLMHPFPRRVRAEFAGRTVLDTRGGFLVHESNLLPVLYVPETDLDQDVLVATGHTTHCPFKGDASYRSLVVGDRVAENAVWHYPEPVAAAPWLRGLAAVYWNAADAWYDEDEQVFAHLTDPYTRVDVRPTHREVVVTHVATDGVETVLARSEHPWVLSETGLPNRWYLPAADVAVPTTPSGLRTRCPYKGEAHYEHADLPGGTRLAEVFWHYPDPLPESARVAGLRSVAGGSRDDGSRVVVTVDGAEA from the coding sequence ATGGGACTGACCCGCACCGACGGCCCGCTGTCGCCGTACGCGCCGACCACGGTGAACTACGCGATCGACGGCCCGCCGCACAAGCTGCTCATGCATCCGTTCCCGAGGCGGGTGCGGGCGGAGTTCGCCGGGCGCACCGTGCTCGACACCCGCGGCGGGTTCCTCGTCCACGAGTCGAACCTGCTGCCCGTGCTCTACGTCCCCGAGACCGACCTCGACCAGGACGTGCTGGTCGCCACCGGCCACACCACGCACTGCCCGTTCAAGGGCGACGCGTCCTACCGGTCGCTCGTCGTGGGCGACCGGGTCGCCGAGAACGCCGTCTGGCACTACCCCGAGCCCGTCGCGGCCGCACCCTGGCTGCGCGGGCTCGCCGCGGTGTACTGGAACGCCGCCGACGCCTGGTACGACGAGGACGAGCAGGTCTTCGCCCACCTGACCGACCCCTACACCCGGGTCGACGTGCGCCCGACCCACCGCGAGGTCGTGGTCACCCACGTCGCGACCGACGGCGTCGAGACGGTGCTGGCCCGCTCGGAGCACCCGTGGGTGCTGTCGGAGACCGGGCTGCCGAACCGCTGGTACCTGCCCGCCGCCGACGTCGCCGTCCCGACCACGCCGAGCGGGCTGCGCACCCGCTGCCCCTACAAGGGCGAGGCGCACTACGAGCACGCCGACCTGCCCGGCGGGACCCGGCTGGCCGAGGTGTTCTGGCACTACCCCGACCCGCTGCCGGAGTCGGCGCGGGTAGCGGGGCTGCGGTCCGTCGCGGGCGGTAGCCGGGACGACGGCTCCCGGGTCGTGGTCACCGTCGACGGCGCCGAGGCCTGA
- a CDS encoding MarR family winged helix-turn-helix transcriptional regulator, producing MSEGSGSESGGSGGTVVSSRFETSDDEVASRLRLAVGRLNRRIRIDGSESLPPLQLSTLVTVEQHGPLRLSELARREGVTAPTMSRVLSALDDQGMVERAADPGDARGVLISISADGLDRLREVRSQRTALVARRLDRLDAAQRAALEAALPAIEALIVADED from the coding sequence ATGAGTGAGGGATCGGGCAGCGAGTCCGGCGGCTCCGGCGGCACCGTGGTGTCGAGCCGCTTCGAGACGAGCGACGACGAGGTGGCCTCCCGGCTGCGGCTGGCCGTGGGCCGGCTGAACCGCCGGATCCGCATCGACGGCTCCGAGTCGCTGCCGCCGCTGCAGCTGTCGACCCTGGTCACCGTCGAGCAGCACGGCCCGCTGCGCCTGTCGGAGCTGGCCCGCCGGGAGGGCGTGACCGCACCGACGATGTCCCGGGTGCTGTCCGCGCTGGACGACCAGGGCATGGTCGAGCGCGCCGCGGACCCGGGCGACGCCCGCGGCGTGCTCATCTCGATCTCCGCCGACGGGCTCGACCGGCTGCGCGAGGTCCGCAGCCAGCGCACCGCGCTGGTCGCCCGCCGGCTCGACCGGCTCGACGCCGCCCAGCGCGCCGCGCTGGAGGCCGCGCTGCCCGCGATCGAGGCCCTGATCGTCGCCGACGAGGACTGA
- a CDS encoding M20/M25/M40 family metallo-hydrolase → METPDPVALAGSLIALDTRGGGERAAADLLAGLLDDGGFTVRTEPDPADPARANLVARRGDGRPPVTLTGHLDTVPADPAGWSFDPHAGDVVDGRLRGRGSTDMKAGVAALVVAALRSDPATPLQLVFTFGEETGGDGARLLAGLEPSPLLVVAEPTANRVLHGHKGVLWLRLVQHGVGAHGSRPELGDNALVALGRVAAALHDHTWPVSATHGAATANPGTLHAGLQPNLVPDRAELEVDLRLVPGLDAATARDEVAGIARAALAATSHRGVPDVEVRLDLPAVGTDPADPRAAAAATALGYGGPAAFASYFTDASVLVPALGDPAVLVYGPGDPELAHVTDETCSAARVGEAADALVPALVRACAAAPA, encoded by the coding sequence ATGGAGACCCCCGACCCCGTCGCCCTCGCCGGCTCGCTGATCGCCCTCGACACCCGGGGCGGCGGGGAGCGCGCGGCCGCCGACCTGCTCGCCGGCCTGCTCGACGACGGCGGCTTCACCGTGCGCACCGAGCCCGACCCGGCCGACCCGGCGCGGGCGAACCTGGTGGCGCGCCGCGGCGACGGCCGTCCGCCGGTGACCCTCACCGGGCACCTCGACACCGTCCCCGCCGACCCGGCGGGCTGGTCGTTCGACCCGCATGCCGGTGACGTCGTCGACGGGAGGCTGCGTGGGCGCGGCAGCACCGACATGAAAGCCGGGGTCGCGGCGCTCGTCGTCGCGGCGCTGCGCAGCGACCCGGCCACCCCGCTGCAGCTGGTGTTCACCTTCGGCGAGGAGACCGGCGGCGACGGCGCCCGCCTGCTCGCCGGCCTGGAGCCGTCACCGCTGCTGGTGGTGGCCGAGCCGACCGCCAACCGGGTGCTGCACGGCCACAAGGGCGTGCTGTGGCTGCGGCTGGTGCAGCACGGGGTCGGCGCCCACGGGTCGCGCCCCGAGCTGGGCGACAACGCACTCGTCGCGCTCGGCCGGGTCGCGGCGGCGCTGCACGACCACACCTGGCCCGTCAGCGCGACGCACGGCGCCGCCACGGCCAACCCCGGGACGCTGCACGCCGGGCTGCAGCCCAACCTGGTGCCCGACCGCGCCGAGCTGGAGGTCGACCTGCGCCTGGTCCCCGGCCTCGACGCCGCCACCGCCCGCGACGAGGTGGCCGGGATCGCGCGCGCCGCGCTGGCCGCCACCTCCCACCGCGGCGTCCCGGACGTCGAGGTCCGCCTGGACCTGCCCGCCGTCGGGACCGACCCGGCCGACCCGCGGGCGGCCGCGGCCGCGACGGCGCTCGGGTACGGCGGGCCGGCGGCGTTCGCGTCCTACTTCACCGACGCGTCGGTGCTCGTCCCGGCGCTCGGGGACCCGGCGGTGCTGGTGTACGGGCCCGGCGACCCCGAGCTGGCGCACGTCACCGACGAGACCTGCTCCGCGGCCCGGGTAGGCGAGGCCGCCGACGCCCTGGTCCCGGCGCTGGTCAGAGCTTGCGCAGCCGCACCCGCGTGA
- the coaA gene encoding type I pantothenate kinase, translating to MARGSASPFVDFDRRSWAQLASSTTVPLSAQELEQLRSYGDFVDLDEVREVYLPLSRLLNLHVEEGGRLYRAYRRFLGSGGARTPFVIGIAGSVAVGKSTTARLLRLLLARSPEHPDVQLVTTDGFLHPNAELQARGLMERKGFPESYDRRKLLRFVSEIKGGRPEVTAPVYSHLVYDIVPDEQLVVRSPDILIVEGLNVLQPAVAGALTVSDFIDFSVYVDAATADVRRWYVERFLRLRETAFRDPQSFFRRYAELDHDAAVARAEHIWATINQPNLEQNVLPTRSRASAVLTKGPNHDVTRVRLRKL from the coding sequence CTGGCCCGGGGCAGCGCCTCACCGTTCGTGGACTTCGACCGCCGCTCCTGGGCGCAGCTCGCGTCCTCGACCACGGTGCCGCTGTCGGCCCAGGAACTCGAGCAGCTGCGCAGCTACGGCGACTTCGTCGACCTCGACGAGGTCCGCGAGGTCTACCTGCCGCTGTCGCGGCTGCTCAACCTGCACGTCGAGGAGGGCGGGCGGCTCTACCGGGCCTACCGGCGCTTCCTCGGCTCGGGCGGGGCCCGCACCCCGTTCGTGATCGGGATCGCGGGCTCGGTCGCGGTCGGCAAGTCGACCACCGCGCGGCTGCTGCGCCTGCTGCTGGCCCGCTCCCCGGAGCACCCCGACGTGCAGCTGGTCACCACCGACGGGTTCCTCCACCCCAACGCCGAGCTGCAGGCCCGCGGGCTGATGGAGCGCAAGGGCTTCCCGGAGTCCTACGACCGCCGCAAGCTGCTGCGGTTCGTCTCCGAGATCAAGGGAGGCCGCCCCGAGGTGACCGCCCCGGTCTACTCGCACCTGGTCTACGACATCGTGCCCGACGAGCAGCTCGTGGTCCGCAGCCCCGACATCCTCATCGTCGAGGGCCTCAACGTGCTCCAGCCCGCGGTCGCGGGCGCGCTGACCGTGTCGGACTTCATCGACTTCTCGGTCTACGTCGACGCCGCCACCGCCGACGTCCGCCGCTGGTACGTGGAGCGGTTCCTGCGCCTGCGCGAGACCGCGTTCCGGGACCCGCAGTCGTTCTTCCGCCGCTACGCCGAGCTGGACCACGACGCGGCCGTCGCCCGGGCCGAGCACATCTGGGCGACGATCAACCAGCCCAACCTGGAGCAGAACGTGCTGCCCACCCGCTCACGGGCCAGCGCGGTGCTGACCAAGGGGCCGAACCACGACGTCACGCGGGTGCGGCTGCGCAAGCTCTGA